Proteins encoded by one window of Salvia splendens isolate huo1 chromosome 5, SspV2, whole genome shotgun sequence:
- the LOC121804574 gene encoding uncharacterized protein LOC121804574, with protein MRRSLFMRIVNGLEQRYLYFRFRHDASGRPGHTPIQKCTAAIRQLAYGGAADMWDEYLHIGETTALECMKYFCQGVIEIFGDQYLRSPTTDDCRDLLRMHGEQHGFPGMLGNIDCMHWEWKNCPAAWKGMYTTGYKGKNPTMILEAVADYRLWIWHTYFGIAGSNNDLNVLNLSPLFNEQCQGVGPAISFVANDNRHDMGYYLADRIYPRWPVFVKTIRCPGDEKKAYFAARQESARKDVERAFGVLQARWATVKGPTHLWHVDCIADIMYACIIMHNMIVE; from the coding sequence atgcgcaggtccctgtttatgcgtattgttaacggattggagcaacgatatctgtatttccgctttaggcacgatgcgtctggcagacccggccacactcctattcaaaagtgcactgcggcaatccggcagttggcctacggaggcgctgcagacatgtgggacgagtacctccacatcggtgagacgactgccctggagtgtatgaagtatttctgtcagggcgtgattgaaatattcggtgatcagtaccttcgaagccctaccacCGATGACTGCCGGGatttgctgcggatgcacggggaacagcatgggttcccagggatgttaggcaacatagattgtatgcattgggagtggaagaactgccccgccgcctggaaggggatgtacactaccggctacaagggaaagaatcccacgatgatcctcgaggccgtagctgattaccggctgtggatttggcatacgtattttgggatagctggttcgaacaacgacctcaatgtcCTCAACttgtcgccacttttcaacgagcagtgtcagggtgtcggtccggccatcagttttgtcgccaacgacaaccgacatgatatgggctactacttggcggataggatataccctaggtggcccgtctttgtgaagacgatccgatgcccaggagatgagaagaaggcctactttgcggcacggcaggagtcggcgcgcaaggacgtggaacgcgcatttggtgtgctccaggctcgatgggcgacagttaaggggccaacgcatttgtggcacgtcgactgcattgctgatataatgtacgcatgtataatcatgcacaacatgattgtcgaa
- the LOC121803217 gene encoding 1-acyl-sn-glycerol-3-phosphate acyltransferase BAT2, chloroplastic-like, giving the protein MVLQHPLVLMFDRYRRKAQYLIAKGWAFLTVSPFFKIEYEGLENLPRTDTPAMYVSNHQSFLDIHTLLTLGISFKFISKTSIFLYPIIGWAMFLLGVIPLKRTDSRGQLECLKQCISLIKKGPSVFFFPEGTRSRDGKLGTFKKGAFTIAAKTGVPVVPITLIGTGKIMPPGMEREVNPGSVKVIVHPYIVGNHPDELCKEARNIIAQDLNNFVSVSRKLRFRGALR; this is encoded by the exons ATGGTTCTACAGCATCCACTTGTCCTAATGTTTGATCGATATAGAAGAAAAGCCCAGTATCTTATAGCTAAAGGCTGGGCCTTTTTGACGGTGTCTCCTTTCTTCAAGATTGAGTACGAGGGATTGGAAAATCTCCCTCGAACTGATACCCCTGCCATGTATGTGTCCAACCACCAAAGCTTTTTAGACATACATACTCTTCTGACCCTGGGGATAAGCTTTAAATTCATTAGCAAGACATCAATTTTTCTTTATCCAATTATTGGATGGGCTATGTTTCTACTGGGTGTCATCCCTTTAAAGCGCACAGACAGCAGAGGCCAATTG GAATGCCTTAAGCAGTGCATTTCCCTGATCAAGAAGGGCCCATCGGTCTTTTTCTTCCCAGAGGGCACTCGAAGTAGAGATGGAAAATTGGGTACTTTCAAg AAAGGAGCTTTTACTATTGCTGCGAAGACGGGGGTACCTGTTGTTCCAATTACTCTGATTGGAACAGGCAAAATCATGCCTCCTGGAATGGAACGAGAAGTGAATCCAGGATCTGTGAAAGTTATCGTTCATCCATATATAGTAGGAAATCATCCGGATGAACTCTGCAAGGAGGCTAGAAATATTATTGCCCAGGACCTTAACAATTTTGTTTCTGTCTCTAGAAAATTAAGATTTAGAGGAGCATTGAGATAG